TCATTCGTTATCTGCTCACTCGCTACGAACCGCAGGATGCGCCGCAGACGAAGGTCGCGGCCCTTTTGCGCAATCTGTTTGACGATCACGTCATGATCAACGCGATGGTGAAATCGGCGGCGGTCTCCGATGCCGGCCTCACCAAGCAGACGCTCTACGAGATTGGCCGTGAGAACCTGACCCGCTCGACCTATGACCGGGCGATGGAAGCGCTCGATGCCGTCAACGGAGAGGTCGAGACGCTGATCCGGCAGGCATGGGGGCGCACGTGACGTTCTCGCTGATCAACACAGGTTTATCGGGCTTGAGCGGGCCGGCCGACCCGTTGGGAGCTCCCAACAGAGGTTGCCGCGGGAGCACCTGTCAGAAATCCGGCCATCGATCGGCAGCCCATGAGCGTGTTGGGAGCTCCCAACTGCGCTCTTTCAGGTCGCTCGCATCCAGGTGGAAAGGAGAGAATTGATGAGCAGACGCGATACTGTCAATTCGATCTTCATGCGCAAGGCGGATATTCCGGCGCCTTCCGTCGGTGCCGAGAAGAACCCTGACCGCGTACGCGCCGGAGCCGTCTCGGCCATGGGTGCCTCGCTGCAGGAAATGACCGAGGCGGCGCGCGCCGCCGGCCGGCTGCAGGCTCAGATTTCATCCGGGTTCTCCGTCCTGGAAATCGCCCCTGCCGATATTTCCAATTCATCGATCAGCGATCGTATCCCGGACGAGCGCGATGCCGAATTCGACGCGCTGGTCGCAAGCATTGCCGAGCACGGTCAGAAGGTGCCGATCCTCGTCCGTCCCGACCCTGAAAAGGAAGGCCAGTATCAGATCGCCTACGGCCGACGGCGCCTGCGTGCTGCGGCAAAGCTTGGGCTCAAGGTCAAGGCGATCGTTCAAAACTTGAGCGACAACGAACTGGTGATTGCTCAGGGCAAGGAAAATCTCGACCGGCAGGATCTTTCCTTCATCGAGAAGGCGCTGTTTGCCCATCGCTTGGAAGACGCGGGTTATCCCCGCGATGTCATCATAGCTGCACTCTCGACCGATAAGGCCGATCTCAGCCGTTACATCTCCGTTGCCCGTGGCGTGCCGCAGGCGGTGATCATGGCGATCGGTCCCGCGCCGAAGGCGGGCCGTGCACGGTGGCTGGCTCTCGTCGATGCGGTGTCTTCCTCGCTGAAAAAGGTCGAGGCGATCATCGAAGACGATGCCTTTGCCGATCTCGACAGCGATCAGCGCCTGCAGCGCGTATTGTCGAAAATGGTGGCTCGCGACGCGACGAAAGCGCCGGGCGAAACCTGGAAAACGCGGCA
The window above is part of the Rhizobium sp. WYJ-E13 genome. Proteins encoded here:
- the repB gene encoding plasmid partitioning protein RepB is translated as MSRRDTVNSIFMRKADIPAPSVGAEKNPDRVRAGAVSAMGASLQEMTEAARAAGRLQAQISSGFSVLEIAPADISNSSISDRIPDERDAEFDALVASIAEHGQKVPILVRPDPEKEGQYQIAYGRRRLRAAAKLGLKVKAIVQNLSDNELVIAQGKENLDRQDLSFIEKALFAHRLEDAGYPRDVIIAALSTDKADLSRYISVARGVPQAVIMAIGPAPKAGRARWLALVDAVSSSLKKVEAIIEDDAFADLDSDQRLQRVLSKMVARDATKAPGETWKTRQGQKAAQIERSGTKTRITFDERMVPEFADYLTTRLDELFEEFGATRSQR